A section of the Nitrospinaceae bacterium genome encodes:
- the pstC gene encoding phosphate ABC transporter permease codes for MTTKEITIDPGPLSKPADRGLFLSQGLKKRLFADRLAKYFVTLGGWTIIFCILAILFVIVAEFFPLFKNPSVVLETTIVTQEKSVPLATGLDEYREVAYVVNESGVHFYSLKTHKLFPVDSLAELADARVTAVSSSVDGFLVLGLSDGRVLPVNVEFKNIYSGDSRTVEPKLVPQNSLRVREDRQAIEKLVHAKSEDGTSIAAVTGPGKIAVAQVEERRTLMGTTKRETTLESLTFPVKGKISAMVFHSVEEALFVGTTSGQILRASLEEDAPGEIETMAATRGPGVAVTNMNFILGDYTLIVGDSEGGVSSFQWLKVKGEKPRLRKIYDFVSHSQPPTLFASSLRTKGFLTGAEKEIRVHYGSTGETQLTVPDPMGSRFKAVSLSRKADGILAVDSAGKIFHWTMNNPFPQITFKSVFGKVWYEGYEGPEYVWQSTGGTDAFESKFSLVPLIFGTLKGTLYAMLFAVPLAILGAFYTSQFMHHRLKGIVKPTIELMAALPSVVLGFFAALLIAPEVERLLPGVILMPVVIAGIVLAALLFYEVSDKLKNNIRVGREISLLVPLTFLGGMLSFYIGQIVEAQLLFGDHRTWLNELFNVTYDQRNALVVGLAMGFAVIPIIFTITEDSLSNVPEHLKASSLALGATPWQTALRVILPTASPGIFSAVMIGFGRAVGETMIVLMATGNTPVMEWSIFNGFRALSANIAVELPEAPEGGTLFRLLFLAAFLLFVMTFVINTAAELVRLRLRKRYRVL; via the coding sequence ATGACCACCAAGGAAATCACCATCGACCCCGGTCCGCTGTCAAAACCTGCGGACCGGGGTTTATTTTTGAGCCAGGGTCTCAAGAAACGTCTCTTTGCCGACCGCCTGGCAAAATATTTTGTGACGCTGGGAGGATGGACCATTATATTTTGCATCCTCGCCATCCTGTTTGTCATCGTCGCTGAATTCTTTCCCTTGTTCAAAAACCCAAGTGTTGTTTTGGAAACAACGATAGTCACACAAGAGAAATCTGTCCCCCTGGCGACAGGCCTGGATGAATACCGTGAAGTGGCCTATGTGGTGAATGAATCAGGGGTTCATTTTTATTCACTTAAAACACACAAACTGTTTCCTGTGGATTCTCTTGCTGAACTGGCCGATGCCAGAGTGACGGCGGTTTCTTCCTCGGTCGACGGATTTTTGGTTTTGGGACTTTCCGATGGCAGAGTTCTGCCTGTTAACGTGGAGTTTAAGAACATTTATTCCGGAGATTCCCGCACCGTTGAGCCCAAACTTGTACCTCAAAACTCTCTGCGGGTTAGAGAGGACAGACAAGCCATCGAGAAACTGGTGCACGCCAAATCTGAAGATGGTACCTCCATCGCGGCGGTGACGGGTCCTGGCAAAATAGCCGTGGCCCAGGTTGAGGAGCGCCGCACGCTGATGGGGACCACCAAAAGGGAAACCACCCTTGAATCTTTGACCTTTCCGGTTAAGGGAAAAATTTCCGCGATGGTGTTCCACTCGGTGGAGGAGGCTCTGTTCGTGGGGACGACCTCCGGTCAAATTCTGCGGGCCAGCCTGGAGGAAGACGCCCCCGGTGAAATCGAAACGATGGCGGCCACACGAGGGCCTGGTGTGGCGGTCACCAACATGAATTTTATTTTGGGCGATTATACTTTGATCGTAGGCGATTCCGAGGGTGGAGTCAGCTCGTTTCAATGGCTGAAGGTCAAGGGTGAAAAACCCAGGTTGCGCAAGATTTATGATTTTGTTTCCCACTCGCAACCGCCAACTTTATTCGCCTCCTCGCTTAGAACCAAAGGGTTTCTCACAGGGGCGGAAAAGGAAATCCGGGTCCATTACGGGTCCACCGGGGAAACCCAACTGACTGTGCCAGACCCGATGGGTTCCCGTTTTAAAGCGGTTTCATTGTCCCGCAAAGCGGATGGCATTTTGGCAGTGGATTCTGCGGGAAAAATATTCCACTGGACGATGAACAACCCGTTTCCACAAATCACGTTCAAGTCCGTTTTTGGAAAAGTCTGGTATGAAGGTTATGAAGGTCCCGAATATGTCTGGCAATCCACAGGAGGGACGGATGCGTTTGAATCCAAATTCAGTCTGGTTCCCTTGATTTTCGGTACGCTGAAGGGAACGCTTTACGCCATGTTGTTTGCGGTTCCCCTTGCGATTTTAGGGGCGTTCTACACTTCGCAATTCATGCACCACAGGCTTAAAGGAATCGTGAAGCCGACCATCGAGCTCATGGCGGCGCTTCCGAGTGTGGTGCTGGGTTTTTTCGCCGCCTTGTTAATCGCACCTGAAGTGGAGCGGCTGTTGCCTGGGGTTATTCTCATGCCGGTAGTGATTGCTGGAATCGTTTTAGCGGCGCTTCTTTTTTATGAGGTTTCGGACAAACTTAAAAACAATATCCGTGTCGGACGGGAAATTTCTCTGCTGGTTCCTCTAACGTTTTTAGGCGGCATGTTGTCCTTTTACATCGGTCAAATCGTAGAGGCGCAACTTCTGTTTGGCGATCATCGCACCTGGCTGAATGAATTGTTTAATGTGACCTATGACCAGAGAAACGCATTGGTGGTGGGGCTGGCGATGGGTTTTGCCGTCATCCCTATCATATTCACCATCACCGAAGATTCTCTTTCCAACGTTCCTGAGCATTTGAAAGCGTCTTCTCTGGCACTGGGAGCGACGCCCTGGCAAACGGCTTTGAGAGTTATTCTTCCAACAGCCAGCCCTGGAATTTTTTCAGCAGTGATGATTGGTTTTGGCCGTGCGGTCGGGGAAACCATGATCGTGCTCATGGCCACGGGAAATACGCCTGTCATGGAGTGGAGCATCTTCAACGGATTTCGAGCTTTGTCGGCCAATATCGCGGTGGAACTGCCGGAAGCGCCGGAGGGCGGAACGCTTTTCAGACTTCTGTTTCTGGCGGCGTTTTTGTTGTTTGTCATGACCTTTGTTATTAACACCGCGGCGGAACTGGTGCGTCTGCGCTTGCGAAAAAGGTACCGGGTGCTATGA
- the pstS gene encoding phosphate-binding protein PstS — protein sequence MKLKQMFQAMTGFLLIAGFSTGLTWAEAIQVDPDLKPYEKSRGVTGNLDSIGSDTLNNLMTFWTEKFKQFYPNVNIQVEGKGSSTAPPALISATAQLGPMSRNMKGREIDAFEKKFGYKPTAVRVAVDALAVFVNKDNPIKGLNLAEVDAAFSKSGRRGLGDLKTWGELGLTGDWENRPVSLYGRNSASGTYGFFKKLVLKKGDYKDEVKEQPGSASVVQSVSVDRFSMGYSGIGYKTAGVRVLPLAEKGSKFVEPNATNALAGNYPLARFLYVYVNKAPGKPLDPLTREFLKMVLSKEGQEVVVKGGYFPIANAVAQEDLRVITESANMTN from the coding sequence ATGAAATTAAAACAAATGTTTCAAGCCATGACGGGATTTCTCTTAATTGCCGGTTTTTCAACAGGTTTAACCTGGGCCGAAGCGATCCAGGTCGATCCTGACCTGAAACCTTATGAAAAGTCCAGGGGAGTCACAGGCAATCTGGACAGCATCGGCTCGGACACTCTCAACAATCTCATGACCTTCTGGACCGAGAAGTTTAAGCAGTTTTATCCCAACGTGAACATTCAGGTGGAAGGCAAGGGATCTTCTACCGCTCCGCCGGCCTTGATATCCGCCACCGCGCAGTTGGGACCCATGTCCCGGAACATGAAAGGCAGGGAAATCGATGCGTTTGAAAAAAAGTTTGGCTACAAACCAACTGCGGTGCGGGTCGCCGTGGACGCTTTGGCGGTTTTTGTCAACAAAGACAATCCTATTAAAGGCCTGAATCTCGCTGAGGTCGATGCCGCATTTTCCAAATCCGGGCGCCGTGGACTGGGCGATCTTAAAACCTGGGGGGAACTCGGTTTGACCGGCGATTGGGAGAATCGTCCGGTCAGTCTGTATGGGCGTAATTCCGCCTCCGGGACTTATGGTTTCTTTAAGAAGCTTGTTCTTAAAAAAGGTGACTATAAAGATGAAGTTAAAGAACAACCGGGTTCGGCTTCGGTCGTACAGAGCGTGAGTGTTGACCGATTCTCGATGGGATACAGCGGCATTGGTTACAAAACCGCAGGAGTTCGGGTGTTGCCTTTGGCTGAAAAAGGTTCCAAATTTGTAGAGCCTAACGCCACGAATGCTCTGGCTGGGAACTACCCATTGGCGCGGTTCCTTTATGTCTATGTCAACAAAGCTCCGGGAAAACCGCTGGATCCTTTGACTCGCGAGTTTCTGAAAATGGTTCTTTCGAAAGAAGGACAAGAAGTGGTTGTTAAAGGCGGTTATTTTCCGATTGCCAACGCAGTGGCTCAAGAAGATTTGAGGGTGATCACTGAGTCGGCAAATATGACCAACTAA
- the modD gene encoding molybdenum import ATP-binding protein ModC, whose protein sequence is MSHLSANFEVHFSGFHLQARLDVPESGVTVLLGPSGSGKTTLLRCLAGLERSSTGTLKFGDAVWQDEAQGIFVPVHKRPIGLVFQEPRLFPHLSVRSNLLYGFKRIPAAERRIGLDEVVDILDIAHLLDRRPGFLSGGEGQRVAIGRALLTSPRLLLMDEPLASLDHQRKRELLPYIRRLQTTWKIPIVYISHSLGEILQLVDTMVLLKEGKIVAQGPVDQVFSQLALRDHIDSRAVGAVLDTQVAAHEPEFGLTRLQFLHHQLHVPEQSAEVGQTVRLHIHSNDVSVVTSTPNNQTSVLNILEARVMEVGALKKNRYSVDIKLDVGQPILATITLKSLARLNIVVGQKVYAHIKAVKTVLEWDDDFTQ, encoded by the coding sequence ATGAGTCATCTGTCAGCAAATTTTGAAGTGCATTTTTCCGGGTTTCACCTGCAGGCCCGGCTGGACGTCCCTGAAAGTGGTGTCACGGTTTTGCTCGGCCCTTCCGGTTCCGGAAAAACCACGTTGCTTCGCTGTCTGGCCGGGTTGGAACGCTCGAGCACCGGAACCCTGAAGTTCGGAGATGCGGTCTGGCAGGATGAAGCGCAGGGAATTTTCGTCCCTGTTCATAAACGTCCGATCGGGCTTGTATTTCAAGAGCCGCGCCTGTTCCCGCATTTGAGCGTGCGCTCCAATTTGCTTTACGGATTCAAACGAATTCCTGCTGCTGAACGCCGAATCGGCCTGGATGAAGTGGTGGATATTCTGGACATTGCCCATCTGTTGGACCGGCGGCCTGGTTTCCTTTCGGGCGGTGAAGGCCAGCGGGTGGCGATTGGCCGTGCGCTGTTGACCAGCCCCAGGCTGTTGCTCATGGATGAACCCCTGGCATCGCTGGATCATCAACGAAAACGCGAGCTGTTGCCTTATATCCGGCGTCTGCAAACGACCTGGAAGATTCCCATCGTTTACATCAGCCATTCCCTGGGAGAAATCCTGCAGTTGGTCGATACGATGGTTCTTCTGAAGGAGGGAAAGATCGTTGCCCAGGGGCCGGTCGATCAAGTGTTCTCGCAACTTGCGCTTCGCGACCATATTGATTCCAGGGCGGTGGGCGCTGTTCTCGATACCCAGGTAGCGGCGCACGAGCCGGAGTTTGGACTGACTCGTTTGCAGTTCTTGCATCACCAGTTGCACGTGCCTGAACAATCCGCCGAAGTGGGGCAAACCGTCCGGCTGCACATTCATTCCAACGATGTCAGTGTCGTGACTTCCACGCCCAATAACCAGACCAGTGTGCTCAATATACTCGAAGCCCGGGTGATGGAAGTGGGTGCCCTCAAGAAAAACCGTTATTCTGTCGATATTAAACTGGATGTAGGTCAACCCATTCTTGCCACCATCACGCTAAAATCGTTGGCTCGATTGAATATCGTTGTGGGACAGAAAGTCTATGCTCACATCAAAGCGGTCAAAACCGTGCTTGAGTGGGACGATGATTTTACGCAATAG
- the modC gene encoding molybdenum ABC transporter permease subunit, whose translation MEFSNLDPGPILLTLKLAGVTVFLLLLVGTPIAWWLAHTRSRLRTYVEAVVALPLVLPPTVLGFYLLIALGPNGWIGGPFKAMTGSALSFSFAGLVIASILYSLPFVVQPLHATFESVGKLPLETAGSLRASKWDAFLTVIFPLGLRGFITATVLGFAHTLGEFGVVLMVGGSIPGKTKVISIDIYERVEVLEYAEAHALSGGLLLFSFLVLLTVYTINRRLPIHIT comes from the coding sequence ATGGAATTTTCAAATCTTGATCCGGGTCCGATCCTGTTGACTCTCAAGCTCGCCGGGGTAACTGTCTTTTTACTGCTGCTGGTGGGAACGCCGATCGCCTGGTGGCTGGCGCATACCCGGTCCCGGCTAAGGACTTACGTGGAAGCGGTGGTGGCTTTGCCTCTGGTGCTTCCCCCCACGGTGTTGGGGTTTTATCTTTTGATCGCGCTCGGTCCCAACGGCTGGATCGGCGGGCCGTTCAAAGCGATGACGGGTTCCGCGCTTTCGTTTTCGTTTGCGGGGCTGGTGATCGCCTCCATCCTGTACTCGCTTCCCTTTGTGGTGCAGCCGCTGCATGCAACGTTTGAATCTGTAGGGAAACTTCCGTTGGAAACCGCAGGGTCGTTACGTGCGTCCAAATGGGATGCTTTTTTAACTGTCATCTTTCCTTTGGGACTGAGAGGATTCATTACCGCTACAGTTCTTGGGTTCGCTCATACTTTGGGGGAGTTCGGCGTGGTGTTGATGGTCGGCGGCAGTATTCCTGGAAAGACCAAAGTTATTTCCATCGACATTTATGAACGTGTGGAGGTTCTGGAGTATGCCGAGGCGCATGCCCTCTCTGGAGGGTTGCTCCTGTTTTCTTTTTTGGTCTTGCTGACCGTTTACACCATCAACCGGCGGCTTCCCATTCACATTACATGA
- the modA gene encoding molybdate-binding periplasmic protein ModA — protein MRFVFIVMMFLFSGVFSSAQAGEVHVAVASNFINPLKDIKAHFENDTGHRMVVVPGSTGKLYAQVKNGAPFDLLLAADGLRPRLLEEEGFAVAGSRFTYAIGQLTLWSPDSSQVHGEGAKIFLNKNYNFLAMANPKTAPYGRAAKQTLKKLGVWDQVRGWIVLGENIGQAFQFIATGNAELGFVSLSQVLDPKNKSKGSRWDVPPEFYDPISQDLVLLKHGETNPAAIALADFIRNETARKIITGYGYRLK, from the coding sequence ATGCGTTTTGTTTTTATCGTAATGATGTTTCTGTTTAGCGGGGTTTTTTCTTCGGCTCAGGCGGGGGAAGTCCATGTGGCGGTGGCGTCCAATTTTATCAATCCACTGAAGGATATTAAGGCACATTTTGAAAATGATACCGGACACCGGATGGTGGTGGTTCCCGGTTCGACGGGCAAACTGTACGCCCAGGTGAAAAACGGCGCGCCTTTTGACCTGCTTTTAGCGGCGGATGGTCTGCGGCCCCGGTTGTTGGAGGAGGAAGGGTTTGCGGTTGCCGGTTCGCGCTTCACCTATGCCATCGGTCAACTCACTTTGTGGAGCCCGGATTCCAGTCAGGTGCATGGGGAAGGCGCAAAAATTTTTCTAAATAAAAATTATAATTTCCTGGCGATGGCCAATCCCAAAACCGCGCCTTATGGCCGGGCGGCCAAGCAGACCCTTAAGAAACTTGGTGTCTGGGATCAGGTCCGTGGCTGGATCGTATTGGGAGAAAATATCGGGCAGGCGTTTCAATTTATCGCTACCGGCAATGCGGAATTGGGGTTTGTGTCGCTTTCCCAGGTCCTGGACCCCAAAAATAAATCCAAGGGCAGTCGCTGGGATGTGCCGCCTGAATTTTACGACCCGATATCGCAGGATCTGGTGCTTTTGAAACACGGTGAAACCAATCCCGCGGCGATCGCTTTGGCGGATTTCATACGCAATGAAACCGCCCGAAAGATCATTACAGGCTATGGGTATCGCTTGAAATAA
- the phoR gene encoding PAS domain-containing sensor histidine kinase, with product MARKRLLWQLYPTYLLITLTALMAVGWYALSSLQEFYYDRTAIDLEVRARLVERLVADKFSDQNSQSLDSLSKEIGESASMRVTLVLPSGRILGDSHEDPARMDNHADRPEIKEAFSGNRGMSARFSNTLQNKMMYLAIPVRRNGEILGVVRTSLPITFIDTALKSIEVKIVWGGLAVVLFTAVISLVVSKRISRPLEVMKRSAEEFASGGAPSQIPETGSLETAGLAEALNQMARQLDYRIRRVTEERNEREAVLFSMVEGVFAVDMAERFISMNQAAAQLIGVDAEKSKRKSVHEVVRNNDLQQFVKKALTTPSVVETDFVLQGAEERNLQARGTALKDASDNRIGALIVLNDVTRLKRLESMRRDFVANVSHEIKTPITSIKGFVETLMKGAINNQKDALRFLEIIGRQVDRLNAIIDDLLSLSKLEQDPDHFAIQMEDVGLKGILQSAIQACSRRAVQQNTTIDLICDEGIEAKMNAQLIEQAVVNLVDNAVKYSGPEKRVEVAGEQENGETVIRVRDQGCGIEKDHLPRLFERFYRVDQARSRDLGGTGLGLAIVKHIAQVHKGSVKADSTVGKGSTFSIHLPKN from the coding sequence ATGGCCAGAAAACGGCTTTTATGGCAACTTTACCCGACCTATTTATTGATCACCCTGACGGCTTTAATGGCGGTCGGGTGGTATGCGCTCAGTTCTCTGCAGGAATTCTATTACGACCGCACTGCAATTGACCTGGAGGTCCGCGCCCGATTGGTGGAACGTTTGGTGGCGGACAAATTCTCCGATCAAAACTCACAGTCTCTCGATTCTTTGAGCAAGGAAATCGGTGAGAGCGCTTCCATGCGAGTGACCCTCGTTTTGCCGTCTGGCAGAATTCTCGGTGACTCCCACGAGGACCCGGCGCGGATGGACAACCATGCGGACCGTCCGGAAATTAAAGAAGCATTTTCCGGCAACCGTGGTATGTCGGCCCGTTTCAGCAACACATTGCAGAACAAAATGATGTATCTGGCCATCCCGGTTCGGCGGAACGGAGAAATACTGGGAGTGGTGCGGACCTCCCTGCCAATCACTTTCATAGACACCGCTCTCAAATCGATTGAAGTCAAGATTGTCTGGGGCGGGTTGGCCGTGGTCCTGTTCACGGCGGTCATCAGCCTGGTGGTTTCCAAACGCATCAGCAGGCCGCTGGAGGTGATGAAACGGTCGGCGGAGGAATTTGCTTCAGGAGGCGCTCCCAGCCAGATTCCCGAAACCGGTTCGCTGGAAACCGCAGGACTGGCAGAGGCTCTCAATCAAATGGCCCGGCAACTGGACTACCGCATTCGCCGCGTGACCGAAGAGCGGAACGAGCGCGAGGCGGTGCTTTTCAGTATGGTCGAAGGTGTTTTTGCGGTCGATATGGCGGAGCGATTCATCAGCATGAATCAGGCGGCGGCGCAATTGATCGGTGTCGATGCAGAGAAATCCAAGCGGAAAAGTGTTCACGAAGTGGTCAGAAATAACGACCTGCAACAGTTTGTGAAAAAGGCTCTGACCACCCCCAGCGTGGTGGAAACGGATTTTGTTTTGCAGGGCGCTGAAGAGCGCAATCTGCAGGCGCGTGGCACGGCTTTAAAGGATGCCAGCGACAATCGAATCGGAGCGCTTATTGTGTTGAACGATGTGACCCGCCTCAAACGGTTGGAAAGCATGCGCCGCGATTTTGTCGCCAACGTTTCTCATGAAATCAAGACGCCTATCACTTCGATCAAGGGATTTGTGGAAACCCTCATGAAAGGGGCGATCAATAATCAAAAAGACGCCCTCAGGTTTCTGGAAATCATTGGCCGCCAGGTCGACCGTTTGAATGCCATCATCGACGATCTTCTCAGTCTCTCCAAGCTGGAGCAGGACCCGGATCATTTTGCCATTCAAATGGAAGACGTGGGGTTGAAAGGCATCTTGCAATCGGCCATTCAAGCGTGTTCCCGCCGCGCGGTCCAGCAGAACACGACCATCGATTTGATCTGCGATGAAGGCATTGAGGCGAAAATGAACGCCCAACTCATCGAACAGGCGGTGGTCAATCTGGTGGACAACGCCGTCAAATACAGCGGGCCGGAAAAACGGGTGGAAGTTGCCGGTGAGCAGGAAAACGGCGAGACGGTGATCCGGGTGCGGGATCAGGGTTGCGGGATCGAAAAAGACCATCTGCCGCGCCTGTTCGAACGGTTTTACCGGGTCGACCAGGCCCGAAGCCGCGATCTTGGAGGGACCGGGCTGGGGCTCGCCATCGTCAAGCACATCGCCCAGGTTCATAAAGGTTCCGTCAAAGCCGACAGCACCGTCGGCAAGGGAAGCACGTTCTCCATTCACCTGCCAAAAAATTAA
- a CDS encoding DNA-binding response regulator: MSKENILVVEDEKDIQELVRYNLAGESFVVTCVGSGEDALKAARSRLPDLMVLDLMLPGVDGLEVCRRMKQDSETAHIPIIMLTAKGDESDIVAGLELGADDYVTKPFNVKVFVTRVRAVLRRSKTGPPPEEEVLRFPELEIHPGRHEVLVEGKPISLTFTEFSILKFLAGRPGWVFTRYQIVEAVRGDDYAVTERSVDFQIVGLRKKLASAAGRIETVRGVGYRFKE; encoded by the coding sequence ATGTCTAAAGAAAACATTCTGGTCGTCGAGGACGAAAAAGACATTCAAGAGCTGGTCCGCTACAATCTTGCCGGCGAATCGTTCGTCGTGACTTGCGTGGGTTCCGGAGAAGACGCCTTGAAGGCCGCCCGGTCCAGGCTCCCCGATCTGATGGTGCTCGATTTGATGCTTCCCGGAGTGGATGGGTTGGAAGTCTGTAGAAGGATGAAGCAGGATTCCGAGACGGCGCATATCCCCATCATTATGTTGACCGCCAAGGGGGATGAATCGGACATCGTGGCCGGGCTGGAACTCGGCGCGGATGACTACGTGACCAAACCTTTCAATGTGAAAGTGTTTGTGACCCGCGTGCGCGCGGTTCTCAGGAGAAGCAAAACCGGTCCTCCTCCGGAGGAAGAGGTTTTGCGATTTCCGGAACTGGAAATTCATCCCGGCCGCCATGAAGTGCTGGTGGAGGGAAAACCCATTTCCCTGACCTTCACCGAATTCAGTATTCTCAAATTCCTTGCGGGCCGTCCGGGCTGGGTATTCACCCGTTACCAGATCGTGGAAGCCGTCAGGGGCGATGATTATGCGGTCACCGAGCGTTCGGTCGATTTTCAAATTGTCGGTCTGCGCAAAAAACTGGCCTCCGCGGCGGGACGCATCGAAACCGTGCGTGGAGTGGGTTACAGGTTTAAGGAATAG
- a CDS encoding rod shape-determining protein: MVNFMSKVFGWFSTDLAMDLGTANTLIYAKGKGIVLDEPSIVAVNTRGEGVEAVGLKAKEMYGRTHARLETIRPMKDGVIADFDITNTMINYFIKKVLKNHRFFKPRMVVGIPSCITQVEKKAVIDASIMAGVREVHLVEEPMAAAIGVGIPAHKPEGNMVIDIGGGTTDVAVVSLSAIAYGESVRLAGDEIDEAIVRYMRLNHHLNIGVFEGERVKIEVGSAYPLVEKLTTEVRGLNVKTGVPMSIIIDDEEIREAMKEPLATIISVVLKALEKVPPELSADIHSNGIYLTGGGALIRGLDKLVEEKTTLKVYIPEDPLLSICKGAGAILDNFYEMKKVCIN; this comes from the coding sequence ATGGTAAATTTTATGAGCAAAGTGTTTGGCTGGTTCTCAACCGATTTGGCCATGGACCTGGGAACGGCCAACACCCTGATTTACGCCAAGGGAAAAGGCATTGTGCTGGATGAACCTTCTATTGTGGCTGTCAACACCCGGGGAGAAGGAGTGGAAGCCGTTGGCTTGAAAGCCAAAGAGATGTACGGCAGAACCCATGCCCGGCTGGAAACCATCCGGCCCATGAAAGATGGAGTGATCGCGGACTTCGATATCACGAATACGATGATCAACTATTTCATCAAAAAAGTTTTAAAAAACCACCGGTTTTTTAAACCGAGGATGGTGGTCGGAATCCCCTCGTGCATCACCCAGGTGGAAAAAAAGGCGGTGATCGACGCTTCCATCATGGCTGGCGTCCGCGAAGTCCATCTGGTGGAAGAACCCATGGCCGCCGCCATCGGGGTAGGCATACCGGCGCACAAACCTGAAGGCAACATGGTGATCGATATCGGCGGAGGCACCACCGACGTGGCGGTGGTCTCCCTTTCCGCCATCGCTTATGGAGAATCCGTTCGCTTGGCAGGCGACGAAATCGACGAGGCCATCGTGCGCTATATGCGGCTCAATCATCACCTGAACATCGGTGTTTTTGAAGGCGAACGTGTAAAAATCGAGGTTGGAAGCGCCTATCCCCTCGTTGAAAAACTGACCACCGAAGTCAGAGGACTCAATGTAAAAACGGGAGTCCCCATGTCGATAATCATAGACGATGAAGAAATCCGGGAAGCCATGAAAGAACCCCTCGCCACCATCATTTCCGTTGTGCTCAAAGCCCTGGAAAAAGTTCCCCCTGAGCTGTCCGCCGATATCCATTCAAACGGCATCTATCTGACCGGCGGAGGCGCTCTCATCCGCGGCCTCGACAAGCTGGTCGAAGAAAAAACCACCCTCAAGGTTTATATTCCCGAAGACCCCCTTCTAAGCATCTGCAAAGGCGCCGGCGCCATTCTGGACAATTTTTACGAAATGAAAAAAGTTTGTATCAATTGA
- a CDS encoding ferredoxin — MALMINEDCVNCGVCEPECPNEAISEGDDIFVIDWEHCTECVGWYEEAQCVEVCPVDCIPKDPEHVETQEQLLAKKEALVNGQG; from the coding sequence ATGGCACTGATGATCAACGAAGATTGTGTCAACTGTGGTGTCTGTGAACCCGAATGCCCCAATGAAGCCATTTCCGAAGGGGACGATATTTTCGTCATTGACTGGGAACATTGCACCGAATGTGTGGGCTGGTATGAAGAGGCACAATGTGTGGAAGTCTGTCCGGTGGACTGCATCCCCAAGGATCCCGAACACGTGGAAACCCAGGAACAATTGCTGGCCAAAAAAGAAGCCCTGGTCAACGGGCAAGGCTGA
- a CDS encoding NifU family protein gives MDPGMQDEVEIVLETLRPSLMADGGNVELVDIDDGVVKLRLVGSCSSCSSSTMTLKMGIERALKKAIPMVRCIEAVE, from the coding sequence ATGGATCCGGGCATGCAGGACGAAGTAGAAATTGTTCTCGAGACTCTCAGGCCCTCACTGATGGCCGATGGCGGGAACGTGGAATTGGTGGACATTGACGACGGCGTGGTTAAGCTTCGCCTGGTCGGTTCCTGCAGTTCCTGCTCCAGCTCGACCATGACCCTGAAAATGGGTATCGAACGCGCCTTGAAAAAAGCCATTCCCATGGTACGCTGTATAGAAGCTGTAGAATAA
- the resA gene encoding thioredoxin, with the protein MISNSAKKYLFFPILAITALLVFGSTEAPATEDVRAGNFTLKSLQGEAISLDQYKGKYLLINFWATWCGPCKVEMPSLEALYQRYKTKNFDVLAISNDMFGKTVVEPYVKANNLSFTVLLDNQLKVSYQFGVISLPTTFLIDPQGNIIGAKQGAEDWTEPETLSYFEHLLNQKG; encoded by the coding sequence TTGATATCGAATTCCGCTAAAAAATATCTTTTTTTTCCGATTCTGGCGATCACGGCCCTGCTGGTTTTTGGCAGCACAGAGGCCCCGGCCACGGAAGATGTCCGCGCAGGAAATTTCACCTTAAAATCTTTACAAGGTGAGGCGATCAGTCTCGACCAATATAAAGGCAAGTATCTGCTCATCAATTTCTGGGCGACCTGGTGCGGTCCCTGCAAGGTAGAAATGCCGTCCCTGGAGGCGTTGTACCAGCGTTACAAAACCAAAAATTTCGATGTCCTCGCCATTTCTAACGACATGTTTGGGAAAACGGTGGTGGAACCTTATGTCAAAGCGAATAACCTCTCATTCACTGTTTTACTCGACAATCAACTGAAGGTGAGCTACCAGTTCGGGGTGATCAGCCTGCCCACCACCTTCCTGATCGATCCTCAGGGCAACATCATTGGCGCCAAGCAGGGCGCCGAAGACTGGACCGAACCCGAGACGCTTTCATACTTCGAACACCTGCTCAATCAAAAAGGTTGA